A single Pseudomonas sp. DC1.2 DNA region contains:
- a CDS encoding site-specific integrase, producing the protein MGTITSRKRKDNSTAYTAQIRINRDGKTVYQESQTFDRKQVAQAWIKRRETELAEPGAIERANRKGVTIKKMIEQYLDEYEKIRPLGKTKNATLKAIKDTWLGELDDSALTSQKLVEFAQWRMGKEGGGVQAQTVGNDLSHLGAVLSVARPAWGYEVDPLAMPDARKVLRKLGMVSKSKERNRRPTLDELDKLLKHFFEMQARRKSLINMPKLIAFAIFSTRRQEEITRIRWDDLDCARQSVLVRDMKNPGQKIGNDVWCHLPDEAWAILQSMPKVEREIFPCNARSVSASFTRACPMLGIEDLHFHDLRHEGVSRLFEMDWDIPRVSSVSGHRDWNSLRRYTHLRGRGDVYKGWVWLKATIQS; encoded by the coding sequence ATGGGCACGATCACATCACGCAAGCGCAAGGACAACTCGACGGCCTACACGGCGCAGATACGGATCAATCGGGACGGTAAGACAGTTTATCAGGAAAGCCAAACCTTCGACCGCAAGCAGGTCGCCCAGGCCTGGATCAAGCGCCGGGAGACGGAACTGGCCGAGCCCGGTGCCATCGAGCGTGCGAATCGCAAAGGCGTGACGATCAAGAAGATGATCGAGCAGTACCTGGACGAGTACGAAAAGATCCGTCCACTGGGCAAGACCAAGAACGCGACGCTAAAGGCGATCAAGGATACCTGGCTGGGTGAACTCGATGACTCGGCCCTGACCAGTCAGAAGCTGGTGGAATTCGCACAGTGGCGGATGGGTAAAGAGGGTGGTGGCGTTCAGGCGCAGACGGTTGGCAACGATCTGTCGCACCTGGGCGCGGTGCTGTCTGTGGCGCGACCGGCCTGGGGGTATGAGGTCGACCCGCTGGCTATGCCTGATGCGCGCAAGGTGTTGCGCAAGCTCGGCATGGTCAGCAAAAGTAAAGAGCGTAACCGACGGCCAACGCTTGATGAGCTGGACAAGCTGTTGAAGCACTTTTTTGAAATGCAGGCGCGCCGAAAAAGCTTAATCAACATGCCGAAGTTGATCGCCTTTGCGATCTTCTCGACGCGCCGACAGGAAGAAATCACGCGGATACGCTGGGACGATCTCGACTGCGCCCGGCAGTCTGTCCTGGTGCGGGATATGAAAAATCCAGGGCAGAAAATCGGCAATGACGTGTGGTGCCATCTGCCTGACGAAGCTTGGGCGATCCTGCAAAGCATGCCCAAGGTAGAGAGGGAGATCTTTCCCTGCAATGCCAGGTCAGTGTCGGCGTCCTTTACGCGAGCGTGCCCGATGCTCGGCATCGAAGATTTGCATTTTCACGACTTGCGCCATGAAGGGGTAAGCCGGCTGTTTGAGATGGACTGGGACATTCCCCGGGTTTCGAGTGTGTCAGGGCATCGAGACTGGAATTCGCTTCGAAGGTACACGCATTTGCGCGGCCGCGGAGACGTTTATAAGGGGTGGGTGTGGCTTAAGGCAACAATTCAATCATGA
- the dusA gene encoding tRNA dihydrouridine(20/20a) synthase DusA — protein sequence MNFENPESPVNTSHTRSQPSRRFSVAPMMDWTDRHCRFFLRLLSKHALLYTEMVTTGALLNGDHERFLRHNEAEHPLALQLGGSVPMDLAACARMAQEHGYDEVNLNVGCPSDRVQNNMIGAVLMGHPHLVADCVKAMRDAVSIPVTVKHRIGINGRDSYEQLCDFVGTVRDAGCMSFTVHARIAILEGLSPKENRDIPPLRYDVAARLKTDFPELEIILNGGIKTLEACDQHLQTFDGVMLGREAYHNPYVMAEVDQQLFGSTAPIVTRAEVLSQLRPYIAAHIEAGGSMHHITRHVLGLGTGFPGARKFRQLLSVDIHKAKEPLVLLDQAAELLEGR from the coding sequence ATGAATTTCGAAAATCCTGAATCGCCCGTAAACACTAGCCATACCCGTTCTCAGCCCTCCCGCCGCTTCAGCGTTGCCCCAATGATGGATTGGACTGATCGTCATTGTCGTTTTTTTCTGCGCCTGCTCTCCAAGCACGCGCTTCTCTATACGGAAATGGTCACCACTGGGGCGCTGCTCAACGGCGATCACGAGCGTTTCTTGCGCCACAACGAAGCCGAACACCCGCTAGCCCTGCAACTCGGAGGCAGCGTACCGATGGACTTGGCGGCGTGTGCGCGAATGGCTCAGGAGCATGGCTACGACGAGGTGAATCTGAATGTGGGCTGCCCGAGCGATCGAGTGCAGAACAATATGATCGGCGCGGTCCTGATGGGGCATCCGCATCTGGTTGCCGATTGCGTGAAGGCGATGCGTGATGCGGTATCAATTCCGGTGACGGTAAAACACCGCATCGGAATTAATGGACGCGACAGTTACGAACAGTTGTGTGATTTCGTGGGTACGGTCCGAGACGCTGGGTGCATGAGTTTTACAGTGCATGCGCGAATTGCGATTCTGGAGGGGTTATCGCCAAAGGAAAACCGCGATATTCCACCTTTGCGCTATGACGTAGCGGCGCGGCTGAAGACGGACTTTCCGGAGCTGGAGATTATTCTCAATGGCGGGATCAAAACGCTGGAAGCCTGTGATCAGCATTTACAGACCTTCGACGGTGTCATGCTGGGTCGTGAGGCTTATCACAATCCCTATGTGATGGCTGAAGTGGATCAGCAGTTGTTTGGCAGCACCGCGCCAATAGTCACTCGCGCTGAGGTGCTGTCGCAGTTACGGCCTTATATAGCCGCGCACATTGAGGCTGGCGGCTCAATGCACCATATCACCCGCCATGTACTAGGGCTGGGCACCGGCTTCCCTGGCGCACGCAAGTTTAGGCAGTTACTGTCAGTGGATATTCACAAGGCGAAAGAGCCCTTGGTGTTGCTGGATCAGGCCGCGGAGTTATTGGAGGGGCGTTGA
- the tal gene encoding transaldolase codes for MTSKLEQLKQITTVVADTGDFEAIARVKPVDATTNPSLLLKAAAIPGYAELLNTCVHDCKGDVGLASDRFGVAVGQEILKVVPGRISTEVDARLSFDTDAVLKRAHRLIDLYDKAGIGRDRVLIKIASTWEGIRAAEILEKEGIQTNLTLLFSFAQAAACADAGVFLISPFVGRIYDWYKKANGNDYAGADDPGVQSVTRIYNYYKANDYKTVVMGASFRNLNQIEQLAGCDRLTISPDLLEKLAADTGKLERKLAPGQAGEARLSLNEAQFRWLSNEDAMATEKLAEGIRQFARDQEKLEALLQAKL; via the coding sequence ATGACTTCCAAGCTGGAACAACTCAAACAAATCACAACCGTAGTTGCCGACACTGGCGACTTCGAAGCTATCGCCCGCGTCAAACCTGTCGACGCTACCACCAACCCCTCCCTGCTGCTTAAAGCAGCGGCCATTCCCGGCTATGCAGAGCTGTTGAATACCTGCGTTCACGACTGCAAGGGCGATGTAGGGCTTGCCAGCGACCGTTTTGGCGTCGCGGTAGGACAAGAGATCTTGAAGGTGGTGCCGGGCCGCATTTCCACTGAGGTGGATGCACGCCTGTCGTTCGACACTGATGCTGTACTGAAGCGCGCACATCGTCTTATTGACCTGTACGACAAGGCCGGCATTGGCCGTGACCGCGTGTTGATCAAAATCGCGTCCACCTGGGAAGGCATCCGCGCTGCCGAGATACTGGAGAAGGAAGGTATCCAGACCAACCTGACCCTGCTGTTCTCCTTCGCCCAGGCCGCCGCGTGTGCGGACGCAGGCGTATTCCTTATTTCGCCGTTCGTGGGCCGCATTTACGACTGGTACAAAAAAGCTAACGGTAACGATTACGCCGGCGCAGATGATCCCGGCGTGCAATCGGTAACGCGTATCTACAACTACTACAAAGCCAATGACTACAAAACCGTCGTCATGGGAGCGAGCTTCAGGAATCTGAATCAGATCGAGCAGTTGGCCGGCTGTGACCGTCTGACTATTAGCCCGGATCTGCTGGAGAAACTGGCGGCAGACACTGGCAAGCTCGAACGCAAGCTGGCGCCAGGCCAAGCCGGTGAGGCTCGCCTGAGCCTGAATGAAGCGCAGTTCCGTTGGCTGTCCAACGAGGACGCAATGGCGACAGAGAAACTGGCTGAGGGGATTCGTCAGTTTGCTCGCGATCAAGAAAAACTTGAGGCGCTGCTGCAAGCCAAGCTTTGA
- the rssC gene encoding anti-sigma factor antagonist RssC, whose amino-acid sequence MSTGRIQFAEQDGTFVLKFVGEVRLTLCSALDATIERIFTALNFNAIVIDLTETRSIDSTTLGLLAKLSILSRQKVGLLPTVVTTHEDITRLLQSMGFEQVFNIVDRPIPCPECLTDLPDQDQSEEVVRIKVLEAHKILMGLNDSNREAFHDLVNALERH is encoded by the coding sequence ATGAGTACCGGTAGAATCCAGTTCGCCGAGCAGGACGGCACCTTCGTTCTGAAGTTCGTCGGTGAAGTTCGCCTGACCCTGTGTTCGGCGTTGGATGCGACTATTGAGCGGATCTTCACGGCGTTGAACTTCAACGCGATCGTGATCGACCTGACCGAAACGCGTAGCATCGACAGCACTACGTTGGGCCTGCTGGCCAAGTTGTCGATCCTGTCGCGGCAGAAGGTCGGTCTTTTGCCGACCGTCGTCACCACCCACGAAGACATCACCCGGCTTTTGCAGTCCATGGGCTTCGAGCAAGTGTTCAACATCGTGGATCGCCCAATCCCATGTCCTGAATGCCTGACTGATCTACCCGATCAGGATCAGTCCGAAGAGGTGGTGCGGATTAAAGTCCTCGAGGCACACAAAATTCTTATGGGCCTAAACGACTCCAATCGTGAAGCGTTCCATGATTTGGTGAATGCGCTGGAGCGACACTGA
- the rssB gene encoding two-component system response regulator RssB yields MPKTSATLLIIDDDEVVRASLAAYLEDSGFSVLQASNGQQGIQVFEQDKPDLVICDLRMPQMGGLELIRQVTELSPQIPVIVVSGAGVMNDAVEALRLGAADYLIKPLEDLAVLEHSVRRALDRARLLLENQRYRDKLEKANRELEASLNLLQEDQNAGRQVQMNMLPVSPWTIDEFQFAHQIIPSLYLSGDFVDYFRVDERRVAFYLADVSGHGASSAFVTVLLKFMTTRLLFESKRNGTLPEFKPSEVLGHINRGLISCKLGKHVTMVGGVIDEETGLLTYSIGGHLPLPVLYTPDSVRYLDGRGLPVGLFNEATYEDHILELPPTFSLTLMSDGILDLLLEPTLKEKEAALPQRVKAAGGTLDGLRQVFGLATLGEMPDDIALLVLSRNL; encoded by the coding sequence ATGCCAAAAACCAGTGCCACGCTGCTGATAATCGATGATGACGAAGTAGTACGCGCGAGTCTCGCCGCCTACTTGGAAGACAGTGGTTTCAGTGTCCTGCAGGCCAGCAACGGCCAGCAGGGTATTCAGGTATTCGAGCAAGACAAGCCCGATTTGGTCATCTGCGATCTGCGTATGCCACAGATGGGCGGGCTCGAACTCATTCGTCAAGTCACCGAGCTGTCACCACAAATCCCGGTCATCGTGGTTTCGGGTGCTGGTGTGATGAACGATGCAGTCGAGGCCTTACGTCTTGGTGCGGCGGATTACCTGATCAAGCCTTTAGAAGATCTGGCCGTACTCGAGCACTCCGTGCGCCGGGCTCTTGATCGTGCGCGGCTGCTGCTGGAAAACCAGCGTTACCGTGACAAGCTGGAGAAGGCCAACCGCGAGCTCGAGGCCAGCCTGAACCTGCTTCAGGAGGACCAGAACGCAGGTCGTCAAGTGCAGATGAACATGCTGCCGGTCAGTCCCTGGACGATCGACGAGTTCCAGTTCGCTCATCAGATCATCCCATCGCTGTACCTGTCGGGTGATTTCGTCGATTACTTTCGGGTCGACGAGCGTCGTGTAGCGTTCTACCTGGCGGATGTTTCCGGTCATGGCGCCTCCTCAGCCTTCGTTACCGTGTTGCTGAAGTTTATGACCACGCGCTTGCTGTTCGAGTCAAAGCGCAATGGCACGCTGCCTGAATTCAAGCCTTCAGAGGTCCTTGGCCATATCAACCGAGGCCTGATCAGTTGTAAGCTGGGCAAACACGTCACAATGGTCGGTGGTGTCATCGACGAGGAGACAGGTTTGTTGACCTATAGCATCGGCGGTCATTTGCCGTTGCCTGTGTTGTACACGCCAGACAGTGTTCGTTATCTGGACGGGCGTGGTCTGCCAGTGGGCCTTTTCAACGAGGCCACCTATGAAGACCACATACTGGAACTGCCGCCGACGTTCAGTTTGACGCTGATGTCCGATGGCATTCTGGACCTGTTGCTGGAGCCCACACTCAAAGAGAAAGAAGCGGCGTTGCCCCAACGGGTCAAGGCGGCGGGCGGCACCCTGGATGGGCTGCGGCAGGTTTTTGGATTGGCCACGCTAGGGGAGATGCCGGATGATATCGCCCTGTTGGTGTTGAGCAGGAATCTTTAA
- a CDS encoding PilZ domain-containing protein: protein MSQTDRDYSEKRDFIRMRVDADVSLIHAGDEVSAVCIDLSSSGMQVEASRLFKVGDRLSVRIDSDHVALKGLEADTEVVWVKEQDGENQKLGLTILAMK, encoded by the coding sequence ATGAGTCAAACTGATCGAGACTATAGCGAAAAGCGCGATTTCATCCGCATGCGGGTTGATGCCGATGTGTCGCTGATTCACGCAGGCGATGAGGTGTCAGCCGTCTGTATCGACCTTTCCAGCAGTGGTATGCAAGTTGAAGCATCTCGCTTGTTCAAGGTTGGCGACCGATTGAGCGTGCGAATCGATTCCGATCACGTAGCACTTAAAGGACTTGAGGCCGACACCGAAGTGGTGTGGGTGAAGGAGCAGGACGGTGAAAACCAGAAACTCGGACTTACAATCTTGGCGATGAAGTAA
- a CDS encoding VacJ family lipoprotein, whose protein sequence is MRWSNHLARLCVCAGVLLVPFAAQAASEDDPWESVNRPVFQFNDFVDTYALKPIAQGYDYVTPQFLEDGIHNMFRNVGDVTNLFNNILQAKPAAAGVDTARILLNTTLGVAGFFDVGTKMGLQRSDEDFGQTLGRWGVGSGPYVMLPLLGPSTLRDAPSKVVDGYTGPYPYINDVPVRNSVFGLNLVDTRASLLSAEKLINGDKYIFIRNAYLQNREFKVKDGHVEDDF, encoded by the coding sequence ATGCGCTGGAGCAATCATCTCGCTCGGCTTTGTGTGTGTGCCGGTGTGTTGCTGGTTCCGTTCGCCGCTCAAGCGGCCTCGGAAGACGATCCTTGGGAAAGCGTTAACCGTCCGGTCTTTCAGTTCAACGACTTCGTCGACACCTATGCACTCAAGCCGATTGCTCAGGGCTATGACTACGTGACGCCGCAGTTCCTGGAAGACGGTATTCACAACATGTTTCGCAACGTGGGTGACGTGACGAACCTGTTTAACAACATCTTGCAGGCCAAGCCGGCTGCCGCAGGCGTCGACACCGCTCGTATTCTGCTCAATACCACTTTGGGTGTTGCAGGCTTCTTCGATGTGGGCACCAAAATGGGCTTGCAGCGCAGTGACGAAGATTTCGGTCAGACCCTAGGCCGTTGGGGCGTCGGCAGCGGGCCTTACGTGATGCTGCCGCTGCTCGGCCCTAGCACGCTGCGTGATGCGCCGTCCAAGGTGGTTGACGGTTACACCGGTCCGTATCCGTACATCAACGACGTTCCTGTGCGTAACTCGGTGTTTGGCCTGAACCTCGTCGACACTCGTGCCAGCCTGTTGTCGGCCGAGAAGTTGATCAACGGCGACAAGTACATCTTCATCCGCAACGCGTATTTGCAGAATCGCGAATTCAAAGTCAAAGACGGCCACGTCGAAGACGATTTTTGA
- a CDS encoding HAD family phosphatase, with amino-acid sequence MSHAEALPVAAPCLTAVLFSLSGCLVDFGARAHLQNVATADDAHLTQGALESLRSLQLQQIPCAWLDELPPALSIALTANLPEWVKSSQHSATTPPWPAPNACWQALMALNVERLDGCVLVSGEPRLLQAGLNAGLWTIGLASCGSLCGLAPSEWQALSQKEREHLRGKATVELFGLGAHSVIDHLGELNTCLADINLRRLKGEKP; translated from the coding sequence ATGTCGCATGCAGAAGCCTTGCCCGTCGCGGCTCCATGCCTGACTGCCGTACTGTTCAGCCTCAGCGGTTGCCTTGTGGATTTCGGCGCTCGCGCCCACCTGCAGAATGTCGCCACTGCCGATGACGCCCACCTCACTCAGGGCGCTCTGGAAAGCCTGCGCAGCCTGCAGCTGCAGCAAATCCCATGCGCCTGGCTCGACGAACTCCCTCCAGCCCTCAGCATTGCCCTGACCGCCAACCTTCCAGAATGGGTAAAGTCTTCTCAGCACTCAGCGACAACCCCTCCATGGCCAGCACCCAACGCCTGCTGGCAAGCCCTGATGGCGTTGAACGTCGAGCGCCTCGATGGCTGCGTGCTGGTCAGCGGTGAGCCTCGCTTACTGCAAGCCGGGCTCAACGCAGGGCTTTGGACTATCGGCCTGGCATCCTGCGGTTCACTGTGCGGGCTGGCGCCAAGTGAATGGCAGGCCTTGAGCCAAAAAGAGCGCGAACACCTGCGCGGCAAAGCCACCGTCGAGTTATTCGGACTGGGCGCACACTCGGTGATTGATCACTTGGGCGAGTTGAACACCTGCCTCGCCGATATCAACCTGCGCCGTCTAAAGGGTGAAAAGCCCTGA
- a CDS encoding DUF4404 family protein has protein sequence MPARELQEQLNTLREQLDQNPPLSDAERDDLHTLMQQIELEIELEMKTQDSSLADGVNLAVERFELEHPAIAGTLRNIVQTLGNIGI, from the coding sequence ATGCCTGCCCGCGAACTGCAAGAACAGCTCAATACCCTGCGCGAGCAATTGGATCAGAATCCGCCACTGTCCGACGCCGAACGCGACGACCTGCACACCCTGATGCAACAGATCGAACTGGAAATCGAACTCGAGATGAAAACCCAGGACTCCAGCCTCGCCGATGGCGTGAACCTGGCGGTCGAACGCTTCGAACTGGAACACCCCGCCATTGCCGGTACGCTGCGAAATATCGTTCAAACCTTGGGCAATATCGGGATCTGA